A genomic segment from Anabas testudineus chromosome 6, fAnaTes1.2, whole genome shotgun sequence encodes:
- the frmd4a gene encoding FERM domain-containing protein 4A isoform X8, which translates to MAISQHQFYLDRKQSKSKIHAARSLSEIAIDLTETGTLKTSKLANMGSKGKIISGSSGSLLSSGSQESDSSQTAKKDMLAALRARQEALEETLKQRLEELKSICIREAELTGKLPKEYPLDPGEEPPTVRRKIGTAFKLDEQKILPKGEEEELERLEREFAIQSQITEAARRLASDPHVSSKKLKKQRKTSYLNALKKLQEIENSINEYRVRSGKKPTQRASLIIEEANIGSEDSSLSDALVLDDDDPQVTGTPTFSPVASPHKGLPPRPPSHSRPPPPQSLDGLRHLHYSRSDYDKSPIKPKMWSESSLDEPYEKVKKRSSHSSHRRFPSSGSAEAGGSNSLQSSPIRSLPHWNSQSSMPSTPDLRTRTPHYVHSTRSVDISPTRLHSLAQHFRNRSSSLESQGKLLSSDPDTHPHALGTLGSPDFFLGPGRSSNGSDPLDDCSSCTSQSSSEHYYPSGGPPGSNPNYSTLGEDSPSKARQRQRQRHRSAGHLGSSNSGSMPNLAAKNGSGGGSGGGGMGGGHHGVYLHSQSQPSSQYRIKEYPLYVEGSPNPVVVRSLESDQEGHYSVKAQFKTSSSYTAGGLYKEAWGGEEGGEGSGRLTPSRSQIVRTPSLGREGGGGAGGRTAVSEELRCWYQRSSGSLKERSHSHSGSTSSETGSQQGTLGHGRGSRVGALAKGSPAASPHSQRSMTPSSEHAATPTPPCSPQHILNWQSGSFSDSCFLSSPLCSELADVQWYGHDKAKPGTLV; encoded by the exons ATGGCCATCAGCCAACATCAGTTCTACCTGGACCGCAAGCAGAGCAAG TCGAAAATCCACGCAGCGCGAAGTTTGAGTGAGATTGCTATAGACCTTACAGAAACAGGAACTCTGAAGACCTCCAAACTGGCCAACATGGGCAGCAAGGGCAAAATTATCAGTGGCAGCAGTGGCAGTCTGCTCTCctcag GGTCTCAGGAATCGGACAGCTCCCAGACAGCTAAGAAGGACATGCTGGCAGCACTGAGGGCCAGGCAGGAAGCTCTGGAGGAAACACTAAAACAGAGACTAGAAGAACTCAAGAGCATCTGCATCAGAGAGGCG GAGCTGACGGGTAAGCTTCCTAAGGAATATCCTCTGGATCCGGGAGAAGAACCACCCACAGTGAGACGGAAGATCGGAACAGCCTTCAAACTGGATGAGCAGAAAATTCTTCCAAAGGGAGAG GAAGAGGAACTGGAGCGGCTGGAGCGGGAGTTTGCCATTCAGTCCCAGATTACAGAGGCAGCCAGGCGTCTTGCCAGTGATCCTCACGTAAGCAGTAAGAAGCTGAAAAAGCAGAGGAAGACTTCTTATCTGAACGCACTGAAGAAGCTTCAGGAAATTGAGAACTCAATCAATGAGTACCGGGTTCGCTCTGGCAAGAAACCTACGCAGAGGGCATCGCTTATCATAGAAG AAGCCAATATTGGTTCTGAAGACAGCTCGCTGTCTGATGCACTCGTCTTGGATGATG ATGACCCTCAAGTTACAGGTACCCCAACGTTTTCTCCAGTAGCATCACCTCATAAGGGCCTGCCTCCACGGCCACCATCTCACAGTAGGCCACCTCCACCCCAGTCCCTTGATGGCCTGAGACACCTGCATTACTCACGCTCTGACTACGATAAGTCACCCATCAAACCCAAGATGTGGAGCGAATCTTCACTGGATGAGCCCTACGAAAAAGTCAAGAAACGCTCCTCTCACTCCAG TCACAGGCGTTTCCCAAGCTCTGGTAGTGCAGAAGCAGGAGGTAGTAATTCTCTGCAGAGCAGCCCCATCAGGAGCCTCCCTCACTGGAATTCTCAGTCGAGCATGCCGTCAACCCCGGACCTGAGAACTAGGACCCCACACTATGTCCATTCCACTAG GTCAGTGGACATCAGTCCCACACGTCTGCACAGTCTCGCTCAGCACTTTAGGAACCGCAGCTCTAGCCTTGAGTCTCAGGGCAAACTGTTGTCGTCTGATCCCGATACCCATCCGCATGCCCTGGGAACACTTGGCAGCCCTGACTTCTTCCTGGGCCCAGGGCGCAGCTCTAATGGCTCTGACCCACTGGACGACTGCTCATCCTGCACCAGCCAAAGCAGCTCAGAGCATTATTATCCTTCCGGTGGACCCCCTGGCAGTAACCCCAACTACTCTACTCTGGGAGAGGATTCACCCTCCAAAGCCAGGCAGAGGCAAAGGCAAAGGCACAG GTCTGCCGGTCACCTGGGTTCTTCTAACTCTGGCTCCATGCCAAACCTGGCAGCTAAGAATGGCTCTGGTGGAGGCTCAGGGGGAGGTGGGATGGGAGGGGGACATCATGGAGTGTACCTCCACAGCCAGAGCCAGCCCTCTTCCCAGTACCGCATCAAGGAATACCCGCTATACGTGGAGGGCAGCCCCAACCCTGTGGTGGTGCGCAGCCTGGAGAGCGATCAGGAGGGCCACTACAGCGTGAAGGCCCAGTTCAAGACCTCCAGCTCCTACACGGCTGGGGGACTGTACAAGGAGGCCtgggggggagaggagggaggtgaaGGGAGCGGCAGACTCACACCATCACGCTCTCAAATTGTACGGACTCCGTCATTGGGGAGAGAGGGTGGTGGAGGTGCAGGGGGAAGGACAGCGGTTTCTGAAGAGCTGCGGTGCTGGTACCAGAGGTCCTCAGGGAGCCTGAAGGAGAGGAGTCACTCACATTCAGGGTCCACTTCCTCAGAGACAGGGTCACAGCAAGGCACTCTGGGACATGGTCGTGGAAGTAGAGTAGGGGCTCTTGCTAAGGGCTCACCAG CTGCATCCCCTCACAGCCAGAGGAGTATGACGCCCTCGAGTGAACATGCAGCCACACCCACACCCCCCTGTAGCCCACAACATATCCTCAACTGGCAGAGTGG GTCTTTCAGTGACAGCTGTTTTCTCAGTAGCCCCCTGTGTTCAGAGCTGGCAGATGTGCAATGGTATGGACACGACAAGGCTAAACCTGGAACTCTGGTCTGA
- the frmd4a gene encoding FERM domain-containing protein 4A isoform X9: MEAVLLGLDEVICTRQGLLWTLTSTALRRLCVHARNLPGALHLLRTHRCVSRPLYQMTEGRRCQVHLLDDRKLELLVQPKLMAKDLLDLVASHFNLKEKEYFGIAYTDETGHFSWLQLDRRVLEHEFPKKSGPIVLYFCVRFYIESISYLKDNATIELFFLNAKSIIYKELIEVDSEVVFELASYILQEAKGDFTSNDATRSDLKKLPALPTQALKEHPSLAYCEDRVIEHYKKLSGQSRGQAIVNYMSIVESLPTYGVHYYAVKDKQGIPWWLGLSYKGIFQYDHQDKVKPRKVFQWRQLENLYFREKKFSVEVHDPRRASVTRRTFGHSGIAVHTWYACPALIKSIWAMAISQHQFYLDRKQSKSKIHAARSLSEIAIDLTETGTLKTSKLANMGSKGKIISGSSGSLLSSGSQESDSSQTAKKDMLAALRARQEALEETLKQRLEELKSICIREAELTGKLPKEYPLDPGEEPPTVRRKIGTAFKLDEQKILPKGEEEELERLEREFAIQSQITEAARRLASDPHVSSKKLKKQRKTSYLNALKKLQEIENSINEYRVRSGKKPTQRASLIIEEANIGSEDSSLSDALVLDDDDPQVTGTPTFSPVASPHKGLPPRPPSHSRPPPPQSLDGLRHLHYSRSDYDKSPIKPKMWSESSLDEPYEKVKKRSSHSSHRRFPSSGSAEAGGSNSLQSSPIRSLPHWNSQSSMPSTPDLRTRTPHYVHSTRSVDISPTRLHSLAQHFRNRSSSLESQGKLLSSDPDTHPHALGTLGSPDFFLGPGRSSNGSDPLDDCSSCTSQSSSEHYYPSGGPPGSNPNYSTLGEDSPSKARQRQRQRHRSAGHLGSSNSGSMPNLAAKNGSGGGSGGGGMGGGHHGVYLHSQSQPSSQYRIKEYPLYVEGSPNPVVVRSLESDQEGHYSVKAQFKTSSSYTAGGLYKEAWGGEEGGEGSGRLTPSRSQIVRTPSLGREGGGGAGGRTAVSEELRCWYQRSSGSLKERSHSHSGSTSSETGSQQGTLGHGRGSRVGALAKGSPAASPHSQRSMTPSSEHAATPTPPCSPQHILNWQSGGTADSSPTEDVCQSPPQPSSDA, from the exons CCCAAGCTGATGGCTAAGGACCTGCTGGACCTTGTGGCCTCCCACTTCAACCTCAAGGAGAAAGAGTACTTTGGAATTGCATACACAGATGAAAC GGGCCATTTTAGTTGGCTGCAGTTGGACCGCAGGGTATTAGAACACGAGTTCCCTAAGAAGTCCGGTCCCATTGTCCTCTACTTCTGTGTCAG gttCTACATAGAGAGTATATCCTATCTTAAGGACAATGCCACGATTGAGCTGTTTTTTCTTAATGCCAAGTCCATCATCTACAAG GAGCTTATTGAAGTTGACAGCGAGGTTGTCTTTGAATTGGCTTCCTATATTCTACAA GAGGCTAAAGGTGATTTCACCAG TAATGATGCAACCAGGTCTGACCTGAAAAAGCTGCCTGCCCTGCCCACCCAGGCCCTAAAGGAGCACCCATCTCTGGCCTACTG TGAAGATCGGGTTATAGAGCATTACAAAAAGCTCAGTGGGCAGTCCAGGGGACAGGCTATTGTAAA TTATATGAGCATTGTAGAGTCTCTGCCTACATATGGAGTACATTATTATGCTGTAAAG gaCAAGCAGGGGATCCCATGGTGGTTAGGTCTGAGCTACAAGGGCATCTTTCAGTATGACCACCAGGACAAAGTCAAACCCAGGAAG GTGTTCCAATGGCGTCAATTGGAGAACCTCTACTTCAGAGAGAAGAAGTTTTCAGTGGAAGTTCATGACCCCAGGAG GGCGTCGGTGACAAGAAGGACGTTTGGTCACAGTGGCATTGCTGTGCATACCTGGTACGCCTGTCCTGCCCTCATCAAATCCATCTGGGCCATGGCCATCAGCCAACATCAGTTCTACCTGGACCGCAAGCAGAGCAAG TCGAAAATCCACGCAGCGCGAAGTTTGAGTGAGATTGCTATAGACCTTACAGAAACAGGAACTCTGAAGACCTCCAAACTGGCCAACATGGGCAGCAAGGGCAAAATTATCAGTGGCAGCAGTGGCAGTCTGCTCTCctcag GGTCTCAGGAATCGGACAGCTCCCAGACAGCTAAGAAGGACATGCTGGCAGCACTGAGGGCCAGGCAGGAAGCTCTGGAGGAAACACTAAAACAGAGACTAGAAGAACTCAAGAGCATCTGCATCAGAGAGGCG GAGCTGACGGGTAAGCTTCCTAAGGAATATCCTCTGGATCCGGGAGAAGAACCACCCACAGTGAGACGGAAGATCGGAACAGCCTTCAAACTGGATGAGCAGAAAATTCTTCCAAAGGGAGAG GAAGAGGAACTGGAGCGGCTGGAGCGGGAGTTTGCCATTCAGTCCCAGATTACAGAGGCAGCCAGGCGTCTTGCCAGTGATCCTCACGTAAGCAGTAAGAAGCTGAAAAAGCAGAGGAAGACTTCTTATCTGAACGCACTGAAGAAGCTTCAGGAAATTGAGAACTCAATCAATGAGTACCGGGTTCGCTCTGGCAAGAAACCTACGCAGAGGGCATCGCTTATCATAGAAG AAGCCAATATTGGTTCTGAAGACAGCTCGCTGTCTGATGCACTCGTCTTGGATGATG ATGACCCTCAAGTTACAGGTACCCCAACGTTTTCTCCAGTAGCATCACCTCATAAGGGCCTGCCTCCACGGCCACCATCTCACAGTAGGCCACCTCCACCCCAGTCCCTTGATGGCCTGAGACACCTGCATTACTCACGCTCTGACTACGATAAGTCACCCATCAAACCCAAGATGTGGAGCGAATCTTCACTGGATGAGCCCTACGAAAAAGTCAAGAAACGCTCCTCTCACTCCAG TCACAGGCGTTTCCCAAGCTCTGGTAGTGCAGAAGCAGGAGGTAGTAATTCTCTGCAGAGCAGCCCCATCAGGAGCCTCCCTCACTGGAATTCTCAGTCGAGCATGCCGTCAACCCCGGACCTGAGAACTAGGACCCCACACTATGTCCATTCCACTAG GTCAGTGGACATCAGTCCCACACGTCTGCACAGTCTCGCTCAGCACTTTAGGAACCGCAGCTCTAGCCTTGAGTCTCAGGGCAAACTGTTGTCGTCTGATCCCGATACCCATCCGCATGCCCTGGGAACACTTGGCAGCCCTGACTTCTTCCTGGGCCCAGGGCGCAGCTCTAATGGCTCTGACCCACTGGACGACTGCTCATCCTGCACCAGCCAAAGCAGCTCAGAGCATTATTATCCTTCCGGTGGACCCCCTGGCAGTAACCCCAACTACTCTACTCTGGGAGAGGATTCACCCTCCAAAGCCAGGCAGAGGCAAAGGCAAAGGCACAG GTCTGCCGGTCACCTGGGTTCTTCTAACTCTGGCTCCATGCCAAACCTGGCAGCTAAGAATGGCTCTGGTGGAGGCTCAGGGGGAGGTGGGATGGGAGGGGGACATCATGGAGTGTACCTCCACAGCCAGAGCCAGCCCTCTTCCCAGTACCGCATCAAGGAATACCCGCTATACGTGGAGGGCAGCCCCAACCCTGTGGTGGTGCGCAGCCTGGAGAGCGATCAGGAGGGCCACTACAGCGTGAAGGCCCAGTTCAAGACCTCCAGCTCCTACACGGCTGGGGGACTGTACAAGGAGGCCtgggggggagaggagggaggtgaaGGGAGCGGCAGACTCACACCATCACGCTCTCAAATTGTACGGACTCCGTCATTGGGGAGAGAGGGTGGTGGAGGTGCAGGGGGAAGGACAGCGGTTTCTGAAGAGCTGCGGTGCTGGTACCAGAGGTCCTCAGGGAGCCTGAAGGAGAGGAGTCACTCACATTCAGGGTCCACTTCCTCAGAGACAGGGTCACAGCAAGGCACTCTGGGACATGGTCGTGGAAGTAGAGTAGGGGCTCTTGCTAAGGGCTCACCAG CTGCATCCCCTCACAGCCAGAGGAGTATGACGCCCTCGAGTGAACATGCAGCCACACCCACACCCCCCTGTAGCCCACAACATATCCTCAACTGGCAGAGTGG AGGCACAGCAGACAGCTCTCCTACTGAGGACGTCTGTCAGTCTCCCCCTCAGCCAAGCTCTGATGCATAG
- the frmd4a gene encoding FERM domain-containing protein 4A isoform X4 has translation MEAVLLGLDEVICTRQGLLWTLTSTALRRLCVHARNLPGALHLLRTHRCVSRPLYQMTEGRRCQVHLLDDRKLELLVQPKLMAKDLLDLVASHFNLKEKEYFGIAYTDETGHFSWLQLDRRVLEHEFPKKSGPIVLYFCVRFYIESISYLKDNATIELFFLNAKSIIYKELIEVDSEVVFELASYILQEAKGDFTSNDATRSDLKKLPALPTQALKEHPSLAYCEDRVIEHYKKLSGQSRGQAIVNYMSIVESLPTYGVHYYAVKDKQGIPWWLGLSYKGIFQYDHQDKVKPRKVFQWRQLENLYFREKKFSVEVHDPRSRASVTRRTFGHSGIAVHTWYACPALIKSIWAMAISQHQFYLDRKQSKSKIHAARSLSEIAIDLTETGTLKTSKLANMGSKGKIISGSSGSLLSSGSQESDSSQTAKKDMLAALRARQEALEETLKQRLEELKSICIREAELTGKLPKEYPLDPGEEPPTVRRKIGTAFKLDEQKILPKGEEEELERLEREFAIQSQITEAARRLASDPHVSSKKLKKQRKTSYLNALKKLQEIENSINEYRVRSGKKPTQRASLIIEEANIGSEDSSLSDALVLDDDDPQVTGTPTFSPVASPHKGLPPRPPSHSRPPPPQSLDGLRHLHYSRSDYDKSPIKPKMWSESSLDEPYEKVKKRSSHSSHRRFPSSGSAEAGGSNSLQSSPIRSLPHWNSQSSMPSTPDLRTRTPHYVHSTRSVDISPTRLHSLAQHFRNRSSSLESQGKLLSSDPDTHPHALGTLGSPDFFLGPGRSSNGSDPLDDCSSCTSQSSSEHYYPSGGPPGSNPNYSTLGEDSPSKARQRQRQRHRSAGHLGSSNSGSMPNLAAKNGSGGGSGGGGMGGGHHGVYLHSQSQPSSQYRIKEYPLYVEGSPNPVVVRSLESDQEGHYSVKAQFKTSSSYTAGGLYKEAWGGEEGGEGSGRLTPSRSQIVRTPSLGREGGGGAGGRTAVSEELRCWYQRSSGSLKERSHSHSGSTSSETGSQQGTLGHGRGSRVGALAKGSPAASPHSQRSMTPSSEHAATPTPPCSPQHILNWQSGGTADSSPTEDVCQSPPQPSSDA, from the exons CCCAAGCTGATGGCTAAGGACCTGCTGGACCTTGTGGCCTCCCACTTCAACCTCAAGGAGAAAGAGTACTTTGGAATTGCATACACAGATGAAAC GGGCCATTTTAGTTGGCTGCAGTTGGACCGCAGGGTATTAGAACACGAGTTCCCTAAGAAGTCCGGTCCCATTGTCCTCTACTTCTGTGTCAG gttCTACATAGAGAGTATATCCTATCTTAAGGACAATGCCACGATTGAGCTGTTTTTTCTTAATGCCAAGTCCATCATCTACAAG GAGCTTATTGAAGTTGACAGCGAGGTTGTCTTTGAATTGGCTTCCTATATTCTACAA GAGGCTAAAGGTGATTTCACCAG TAATGATGCAACCAGGTCTGACCTGAAAAAGCTGCCTGCCCTGCCCACCCAGGCCCTAAAGGAGCACCCATCTCTGGCCTACTG TGAAGATCGGGTTATAGAGCATTACAAAAAGCTCAGTGGGCAGTCCAGGGGACAGGCTATTGTAAA TTATATGAGCATTGTAGAGTCTCTGCCTACATATGGAGTACATTATTATGCTGTAAAG gaCAAGCAGGGGATCCCATGGTGGTTAGGTCTGAGCTACAAGGGCATCTTTCAGTATGACCACCAGGACAAAGTCAAACCCAGGAAG GTGTTCCAATGGCGTCAATTGGAGAACCTCTACTTCAGAGAGAAGAAGTTTTCAGTGGAAGTTCATGACCCCAGGAG TAGGGCGTCGGTGACAAGAAGGACGTTTGGTCACAGTGGCATTGCTGTGCATACCTGGTACGCCTGTCCTGCCCTCATCAAATCCATCTGGGCCATGGCCATCAGCCAACATCAGTTCTACCTGGACCGCAAGCAGAGCAAG TCGAAAATCCACGCAGCGCGAAGTTTGAGTGAGATTGCTATAGACCTTACAGAAACAGGAACTCTGAAGACCTCCAAACTGGCCAACATGGGCAGCAAGGGCAAAATTATCAGTGGCAGCAGTGGCAGTCTGCTCTCctcag GGTCTCAGGAATCGGACAGCTCCCAGACAGCTAAGAAGGACATGCTGGCAGCACTGAGGGCCAGGCAGGAAGCTCTGGAGGAAACACTAAAACAGAGACTAGAAGAACTCAAGAGCATCTGCATCAGAGAGGCG GAGCTGACGGGTAAGCTTCCTAAGGAATATCCTCTGGATCCGGGAGAAGAACCACCCACAGTGAGACGGAAGATCGGAACAGCCTTCAAACTGGATGAGCAGAAAATTCTTCCAAAGGGAGAG GAAGAGGAACTGGAGCGGCTGGAGCGGGAGTTTGCCATTCAGTCCCAGATTACAGAGGCAGCCAGGCGTCTTGCCAGTGATCCTCACGTAAGCAGTAAGAAGCTGAAAAAGCAGAGGAAGACTTCTTATCTGAACGCACTGAAGAAGCTTCAGGAAATTGAGAACTCAATCAATGAGTACCGGGTTCGCTCTGGCAAGAAACCTACGCAGAGGGCATCGCTTATCATAGAAG AAGCCAATATTGGTTCTGAAGACAGCTCGCTGTCTGATGCACTCGTCTTGGATGATG ATGACCCTCAAGTTACAGGTACCCCAACGTTTTCTCCAGTAGCATCACCTCATAAGGGCCTGCCTCCACGGCCACCATCTCACAGTAGGCCACCTCCACCCCAGTCCCTTGATGGCCTGAGACACCTGCATTACTCACGCTCTGACTACGATAAGTCACCCATCAAACCCAAGATGTGGAGCGAATCTTCACTGGATGAGCCCTACGAAAAAGTCAAGAAACGCTCCTCTCACTCCAG TCACAGGCGTTTCCCAAGCTCTGGTAGTGCAGAAGCAGGAGGTAGTAATTCTCTGCAGAGCAGCCCCATCAGGAGCCTCCCTCACTGGAATTCTCAGTCGAGCATGCCGTCAACCCCGGACCTGAGAACTAGGACCCCACACTATGTCCATTCCACTAG GTCAGTGGACATCAGTCCCACACGTCTGCACAGTCTCGCTCAGCACTTTAGGAACCGCAGCTCTAGCCTTGAGTCTCAGGGCAAACTGTTGTCGTCTGATCCCGATACCCATCCGCATGCCCTGGGAACACTTGGCAGCCCTGACTTCTTCCTGGGCCCAGGGCGCAGCTCTAATGGCTCTGACCCACTGGACGACTGCTCATCCTGCACCAGCCAAAGCAGCTCAGAGCATTATTATCCTTCCGGTGGACCCCCTGGCAGTAACCCCAACTACTCTACTCTGGGAGAGGATTCACCCTCCAAAGCCAGGCAGAGGCAAAGGCAAAGGCACAG GTCTGCCGGTCACCTGGGTTCTTCTAACTCTGGCTCCATGCCAAACCTGGCAGCTAAGAATGGCTCTGGTGGAGGCTCAGGGGGAGGTGGGATGGGAGGGGGACATCATGGAGTGTACCTCCACAGCCAGAGCCAGCCCTCTTCCCAGTACCGCATCAAGGAATACCCGCTATACGTGGAGGGCAGCCCCAACCCTGTGGTGGTGCGCAGCCTGGAGAGCGATCAGGAGGGCCACTACAGCGTGAAGGCCCAGTTCAAGACCTCCAGCTCCTACACGGCTGGGGGACTGTACAAGGAGGCCtgggggggagaggagggaggtgaaGGGAGCGGCAGACTCACACCATCACGCTCTCAAATTGTACGGACTCCGTCATTGGGGAGAGAGGGTGGTGGAGGTGCAGGGGGAAGGACAGCGGTTTCTGAAGAGCTGCGGTGCTGGTACCAGAGGTCCTCAGGGAGCCTGAAGGAGAGGAGTCACTCACATTCAGGGTCCACTTCCTCAGAGACAGGGTCACAGCAAGGCACTCTGGGACATGGTCGTGGAAGTAGAGTAGGGGCTCTTGCTAAGGGCTCACCAG CTGCATCCCCTCACAGCCAGAGGAGTATGACGCCCTCGAGTGAACATGCAGCCACACCCACACCCCCCTGTAGCCCACAACATATCCTCAACTGGCAGAGTGG AGGCACAGCAGACAGCTCTCCTACTGAGGACGTCTGTCAGTCTCCCCCTCAGCCAAGCTCTGATGCATAG